DNA from Campylobacter lari:
GATGGGCTAGAAAAAATGGACTTTTGGAAAAAATTGGCTATAGTCAAGGTGCTAAAGTTGTTGAAAAAATTATAGAAGTATGTATAGATGAAAAAATTCAAAATCTAACCCTTTATGCTTTTAGTACAGAAAATTGGCAAAGACCAAAAGAAGAAGTGGAGTTTCTTTTTAAGCTGTTAAATAAATATCTTGATGAATCTTTAAATAAATTTATAGCTAATGAAGTGCGTTTTAAAGCCATAGGAAATTTAAGTCTTTTAGATGAATTAACCTTAAAAAAAATACAAAATTTTCAAGAACAAACTAAAAATTACACAAAATTATGCGTAAATTTAGCTATTTCTTACGGAGGCAAGGATGAAATAGTTAGAGCGGTTAAAAAGGTGATTGAAAAAAATCTTGAAATTAATGAAGTAAATATACAAGCAAATCTTGACTTAAGTGAAGATGTGGATTTGTTTTTAAGGGTAGGGAGCGCTAAAAGAATTTCAAATTTTTTATTATGGCAATCAAGTTATGCAGAAATTTATTTTAGTCAAACCTTATTTCCTGCACTTACTAAAAAAGAAATCACAAATATCATTACTGAGTTTAAAAAACGCAAAAGAACCTTTGGTAAATGATATTTTTCTTTTTATTATTAGGACTTTGCGTGGGTTCTTTTGTCAATGTTTTGATTTTAAGAACGATTAATAAAGAAAGCATAATAAGTCCAAGATCAAAATGTCCTAAGTGTTTTAAAACTTTGAAATTTTATCATCTTTTTCCTTTGTTATCTTTTGTATTTTTAAAAGGCAAATGTGCTTTTTGTAAGGAAAGAATTTCTTTGATTTATCCTTTTAATGAATTTATTTGTGCGTGTTTGTTTGTCTTTGCTTTTTATTTAATTGAAGATGTTTTTCAAATTTTAATTTTTGCTTGTATGCTAGCTGTATTATTAGCACTTTCTTGGATGGATTATTATCTAAAAGCAGTGAGTGAGCTTTGGCTTTGGATTTTATTTATTTTAGCTTTTTGTTTTGATTTTTTGCAAAATGGTTTAAATTTAGAGGATTTTCAAGATAGCTTTTTATTTAGAGTGTGTTTTGGAGCGGGGTTAATTTTTATACTAAAAAGTGTGATTAATTTTATTAAAAATTTTAAAAAAAGAGATGAAATTTTAGAAAGTTTAGGGGAAGGTGATGTTATAATAATAGCTTTGATTTTTGGAATTTTTGGCTATGAAAAAGGCTTTTTGATTTTATTTATTGCAAGTTTTTTAAGTCTTTTGATGTTTATAAAAATAGCCAAGAAAGATTATCAAATGCCTATGATTCCTTTTTTATTTTGTGGAATTTTGATTAATCTAAGTGTAGAAAGTATATTATGAAACTAGTTTATAAGTATTTGCTTAATCAGTTTTTAAGTACAATGTTATCTTTATTTTTTACTTTATTTATTATTGTTTCGATTATTTTTTTTATACAACTTGCTAAAATTACTGCTTATATTGAAATTACTTTTTTTGAGTTAATCAAATTATGTATTTTTCTTTTACCAAAGATATTGATTTTTACTCTACCCATATCTTTTTTCATAGCTTTGACTTTGGCCTTTTATAGACTTTCTAGGGAAAATGAAAGCACAGTGTTATTTGCTTTGAGTATAGCTCCAAGCATGATAGCAAGTTTTTTTGCAAAAATTGCAGCTTTAGTAAGTACTTTTATGCTTGTGGTGGTTTTGGTTTTTATACCTATATCTTTTGAACTTTTTGATAATTTTGTAGATTATAAAAAAATTAGTGCTAAAGTAAGTATAAAAACAGGGGAATTTGGACAAAGATATGGAGAATGGCTTGTTTTTATCGATGCCAAAAATTCTGATGAAACTTATAAAAATATCATAATGTATCATCCAAAGAAAAACCCACAAGATAAAGAACAAGTGATTTTAGCCAAAGAAGGAAAGTTAGAAACAAATGATGGTGTTATTACTTTTAAACTAGACGAAGGAAAAGCTTATGAGATTAAAGAAGAAGATTGGCATATTTCTAGTTTTAAAAATTTATTAATTAAAAGCAAACTTTCTTCTAAAGAATTAAATACTCAAAGTTTTTATGGGTATTGGTCTGATGTAACAAGCAATAAAGAAAAAGCAAAAGAATTTGTTATTTATATTCTTATAGCTTTATTTCCTTTAGCTAGCGTGCTTTTTGCACTCTCTTTTGGTATAGTAACTTATCGTTATGAAAAAGGTTTTGCTTATTTTGGAATTTTTGTGATTATTTTTGCTTATTTTACGCTTTTGATTAGTTTTTATAATCCTCCTTTTGTAGCTATTGCTGTGATTTTTTCAAGCTTTTTAATTACTTCTTTGTTTTATTTTAAAGCAAAAATTGCAAGTAAGTATTAATGCTTTTAAAATTAACTTTTTCTTATGATGGTTCTAAATTTCAAGGTTCAGCCACCCAGCCACATAAGCTTAGTGTTCAAGATACCTTAGCGCAGGCCTTGTCGCATTTGGGTATTTATGAAAAGCCTTTATTTGCTTCAAGAACTGATAAAGGTGTGCATGCATTTAATGCAGTCGCTTGCGTAAAAGCGGGAGAACATTTTAAAGATTTTGTATATTTAAAAAATAAAATTAATCATTTTGCACACCCATTTATACATATAAAGCATATCCAAAGAATGCAAGAAAATTTCCAAGTGCGTTTTGATGTGCAAAAAAGAGCATATCGCTATATTATAAGTCATGGAAAATATAATCCCTTTTTAGCCTCATATGTGTATTTTTATCCAAAAATAAATATTAAATTAGCCAAGGAAATTGCTTTTTTATTTGAAGGAGAGCATAATTTTAAACTCTTTCAAAAAGAAGGCTCTGATAATAAAACAAGTATAAGAAAAATGTATAAAACTAGAGTTTATGCTTATAAAAATTACACTGTGTTTTATTTTGAAGCAAATGGTTTTTTAAGATCTCAAATTAGAATGATGATGGCAAGTATTTTAAAAGTATTAGAAGGAAAAATGAGCAAAAATGAGCTTTTAGATCAAATCAATGCCAAAAAAGCTCATTGTAGATTTTTAGCT
Protein-coding regions in this window:
- the uppS gene encoding polyprenyl diphosphate synthase — encoded protein: MNELKHLAVVMDGNRRWARKNGLLEKIGYSQGAKVVEKIIEVCIDEKIQNLTLYAFSTENWQRPKEEVEFLFKLLNKYLDESLNKFIANEVRFKAIGNLSLLDELTLKKIQNFQEQTKNYTKLCVNLAISYGGKDEIVRAVKKVIEKNLEINEVNIQANLDLSEDVDLFLRVGSAKRISNFLLWQSSYAEIYFSQTLFPALTKKEITNIITEFKKRKRTFGK
- a CDS encoding prepilin peptidase; the protein is MIFFFLLLGLCVGSFVNVLILRTINKESIISPRSKCPKCFKTLKFYHLFPLLSFVFLKGKCAFCKERISLIYPFNEFICACLFVFAFYLIEDVFQILIFACMLAVLLALSWMDYYLKAVSELWLWILFILAFCFDFLQNGLNLEDFQDSFLFRVCFGAGLIFILKSVINFIKNFKKRDEILESLGEGDVIIIALIFGIFGYEKGFLILFIASFLSLLMFIKIAKKDYQMPMIPFLFCGILINLSVESIL
- a CDS encoding LptF/LptG family permease, whose protein sequence is MKLVYKYLLNQFLSTMLSLFFTLFIIVSIIFFIQLAKITAYIEITFFELIKLCIFLLPKILIFTLPISFFIALTLAFYRLSRENESTVLFALSIAPSMIASFFAKIAALVSTFMLVVVLVFIPISFELFDNFVDYKKISAKVSIKTGEFGQRYGEWLVFIDAKNSDETYKNIIMYHPKKNPQDKEQVILAKEGKLETNDGVITFKLDEGKAYEIKEEDWHISSFKNLLIKSKLSSKELNTQSFYGYWSDVTSNKEKAKEFVIYILIALFPLASVLFALSFGIVTYRYEKGFAYFGIFVIIFAYFTLLISFYNPPFVAIAVIFSSFLITSLFYFKAKIASKY
- the truA gene encoding tRNA pseudouridine(38-40) synthase TruA; this translates as MLLKLTFSYDGSKFQGSATQPHKLSVQDTLAQALSHLGIYEKPLFASRTDKGVHAFNAVACVKAGEHFKDFVYLKNKINHFAHPFIHIKHIQRMQENFQVRFDVQKRAYRYIISHGKYNPFLASYVYFYPKINIKLAKEIAFLFEGEHNFKLFQKEGSDNKTSIRKMYKTRVYAYKNYTVFYFEANGFLRSQIRMMMASILKVLEGKMSKNELLDQINAKKAHCRFLAPASGLYLSKISYYNNA